One genomic window of Aethina tumida isolate Nest 87 chromosome 3, icAetTumi1.1, whole genome shotgun sequence includes the following:
- the LOC109608611 gene encoding serine/arginine repetitive matrix protein 1 isoform X1, with protein MSSRRRSRSRERKNSAPKLRMDTKPLAKSITDPSLPAGRRREIDNVMKKARAQTSPTANEFWSKKLLEVEAKDPNRWRHSGYKSLYLDGSSSPSPGRRSRSRSLVGGRRSPPSPPSRRSPIGRRSPRSSPPPTRRSPRSPPPRTRASPQHRRSPIGYRSPPGRRTPPPTSSGRHHGRAPRSPPHHHHGRRRSTSASSFSSCSDGVCSYCSSKSRRHRSRSRSYSLPRNKKASSRHGGASSPPPKPRMRPRPPSPSPSPPPPRRMPRPMTPPPVSRKTTKLPPSTVVVASSGPASDRPTDPRRQPPPPRPRAKTGEIISVSGNVKPSLKPPPQQQPPPPRKPKDKAGSTAASTEPVLLKRIKKERTGKRTGSPGGGAGGAESSGSEDSSNSSSAPIVATTRLTLSERFGKIAQWSADRERRDIENMRITKTGSNLKVMIEEDDFLYGRSPPRRYSLSPVPAGHYPDELLPRGSAPSSSSLAAWDDVRVRYQYYKDLGYLRDLTLDDYVKWEEWWYKYQDWLANERHYEHWVSSQRTSGGGSGRRKKRIPATQRLN; from the exons ATGTCGTCGAGAAGAAGGAGCCGCAGTAGAGAGAGGAAAAATAGCGCGCCCAAACTTCGCATGGACACTAAACCGCTTGCGAAAAGTATCACAG ATCCGAGTTTGCCTGCAGGTCGACGTCGCGAAATAGACAACGTAATGAAGAAAGCCAGAGCCCAAACGTCGCCAACGGCCAACGAATTTTGGTCGAAGAAACTACTCGAAGTGGAGGCCAAAGACCCAAACAG gTGGCGTCACAGCGGCTACAAATCCTTGTACTTGGACGGTTCCTCTTCTCCCTCACCGGGACGTCGTTCTCGTTCCCGTTCACTGGTCGGCGGCCGACGGTCGCCGCCCTCGCCGCCCAGTCGTCGGTCACCGATCGGTCGTCGTTCGCCGCGTTCGTCGCCACCCCCGACCCGTCGTTCTCCACGTTCTCCACCTCCGCGCACACGAGCTTCACCGCAACATCGTCGTTCACCGATTGGGTACAGATCACCGCCGGGTCGCAGAACACCTCCACCCACCTCGTCCGGTCGACATCACGGTCGGGCGCCTAGATCACCACCCCATCACCATCACGGTCGACGCCGGTCCACCTCAGCCAGTTCGTTCAGCTCCTGCTCGGACGGAGTGTGCTCGTACTGTTCGTCAAAGAGTCGCAGACACAGGTCCAG ATCTCGTTCGTATTCGTTGCCCCGCAACAAGAAAGCCTCGTCCCGACACGGAGGCGCGTCATCGCCACCGCCCAAACCACGGATGCGTCCACGTCCGCCGTCTCCTTCACCGTCTCCGCCGCCGCCGCGTCGTATGCCGCGTCCCATGACGCCTCCGCCGGTGTCGCGTAAAACGACCAAGCTTCCGCCGTCGACGGTCGTTGTGGCGTCGTCCGGCCCCGCGTCCGACCGTCCGACCGATCCGAGAAGGCAACCGCCGCCGCCGAGGCCACGTGCCAAAACCGGCGAGATTATCAGCGTCAGCGGGAACGTAAAGCCGTCGTTGAAGCCACCGCCCCAACAGCAACCGCCGCCGCCGAGGAAACCGAAAGACAAGGCCGGTTCGACTGCCGCATCCACCGAACCG GTGTTGCTGAAAAGAATCAAAAAGGAACGAACCGGCAAAAGAACGGGTTCACCGGGAGGAGGAGCAGGAGGAGCAGAATCGTCCGGATCGGAAGATTCGTCCAACTCGTCCAGCGCACCGATCGTAGCCACCACCCGCCTAACCTTGAGCGAACGATTCGGCAAAATCGCTCAGTGGAGTGCAGATCGAGAACGACGCGACATCGAAAACATGCGCATCACCAAAACAGGTTCCAATCTGAAAGTGATGATCGAAGAGGACGACTTTTTGTACGGTAGGTCGCCGCCTCGCCGCTACAGTCTGTCCCCGGTTCCCGCAGGGCACTATCCAGACGAATTGTTGCCCCGCGGCTCGGCTCCATCCTCCTCCAGCTTGGCCGCGTGGGACGACGTACGAGTGCGCTACCAATACTACAAGGATCTGGGCTATCTGAGGGATTTGACTCTCGACGATTACGTGAAATGGGAGGAATGGTGGTACAAATACCAGGACTGGCTGGCCAACGAACGACATTACGAGCATTGGGTGAGCAGCCAAAGAACGAGCGGCGGCGGCAGTGGTCGCAGGAAGAAACGAATTCCGGCCACGCAACGGCTCAATTGA
- the LOC109608611 gene encoding serine/arginine repetitive matrix protein 1 isoform X2 yields the protein MSSRRRSRSRERKNSAPKLRMDTKPLAKSITGRRREIDNVMKKARAQTSPTANEFWSKKLLEVEAKDPNRWRHSGYKSLYLDGSSSPSPGRRSRSRSLVGGRRSPPSPPSRRSPIGRRSPRSSPPPTRRSPRSPPPRTRASPQHRRSPIGYRSPPGRRTPPPTSSGRHHGRAPRSPPHHHHGRRRSTSASSFSSCSDGVCSYCSSKSRRHRSRSRSYSLPRNKKASSRHGGASSPPPKPRMRPRPPSPSPSPPPPRRMPRPMTPPPVSRKTTKLPPSTVVVASSGPASDRPTDPRRQPPPPRPRAKTGEIISVSGNVKPSLKPPPQQQPPPPRKPKDKAGSTAASTEPVLLKRIKKERTGKRTGSPGGGAGGAESSGSEDSSNSSSAPIVATTRLTLSERFGKIAQWSADRERRDIENMRITKTGSNLKVMIEEDDFLYGRSPPRRYSLSPVPAGHYPDELLPRGSAPSSSSLAAWDDVRVRYQYYKDLGYLRDLTLDDYVKWEEWWYKYQDWLANERHYEHWVSSQRTSGGGSGRRKKRIPATQRLN from the exons ATGTCGTCGAGAAGAAGGAGCCGCAGTAGAGAGAGGAAAAATAGCGCGCCCAAACTTCGCATGGACACTAAACCGCTTGCGAAAAGTATCACAG GTCGACGTCGCGAAATAGACAACGTAATGAAGAAAGCCAGAGCCCAAACGTCGCCAACGGCCAACGAATTTTGGTCGAAGAAACTACTCGAAGTGGAGGCCAAAGACCCAAACAG gTGGCGTCACAGCGGCTACAAATCCTTGTACTTGGACGGTTCCTCTTCTCCCTCACCGGGACGTCGTTCTCGTTCCCGTTCACTGGTCGGCGGCCGACGGTCGCCGCCCTCGCCGCCCAGTCGTCGGTCACCGATCGGTCGTCGTTCGCCGCGTTCGTCGCCACCCCCGACCCGTCGTTCTCCACGTTCTCCACCTCCGCGCACACGAGCTTCACCGCAACATCGTCGTTCACCGATTGGGTACAGATCACCGCCGGGTCGCAGAACACCTCCACCCACCTCGTCCGGTCGACATCACGGTCGGGCGCCTAGATCACCACCCCATCACCATCACGGTCGACGCCGGTCCACCTCAGCCAGTTCGTTCAGCTCCTGCTCGGACGGAGTGTGCTCGTACTGTTCGTCAAAGAGTCGCAGACACAGGTCCAG ATCTCGTTCGTATTCGTTGCCCCGCAACAAGAAAGCCTCGTCCCGACACGGAGGCGCGTCATCGCCACCGCCCAAACCACGGATGCGTCCACGTCCGCCGTCTCCTTCACCGTCTCCGCCGCCGCCGCGTCGTATGCCGCGTCCCATGACGCCTCCGCCGGTGTCGCGTAAAACGACCAAGCTTCCGCCGTCGACGGTCGTTGTGGCGTCGTCCGGCCCCGCGTCCGACCGTCCGACCGATCCGAGAAGGCAACCGCCGCCGCCGAGGCCACGTGCCAAAACCGGCGAGATTATCAGCGTCAGCGGGAACGTAAAGCCGTCGTTGAAGCCACCGCCCCAACAGCAACCGCCGCCGCCGAGGAAACCGAAAGACAAGGCCGGTTCGACTGCCGCATCCACCGAACCG GTGTTGCTGAAAAGAATCAAAAAGGAACGAACCGGCAAAAGAACGGGTTCACCGGGAGGAGGAGCAGGAGGAGCAGAATCGTCCGGATCGGAAGATTCGTCCAACTCGTCCAGCGCACCGATCGTAGCCACCACCCGCCTAACCTTGAGCGAACGATTCGGCAAAATCGCTCAGTGGAGTGCAGATCGAGAACGACGCGACATCGAAAACATGCGCATCACCAAAACAGGTTCCAATCTGAAAGTGATGATCGAAGAGGACGACTTTTTGTACGGTAGGTCGCCGCCTCGCCGCTACAGTCTGTCCCCGGTTCCCGCAGGGCACTATCCAGACGAATTGTTGCCCCGCGGCTCGGCTCCATCCTCCTCCAGCTTGGCCGCGTGGGACGACGTACGAGTGCGCTACCAATACTACAAGGATCTGGGCTATCTGAGGGATTTGACTCTCGACGATTACGTGAAATGGGAGGAATGGTGGTACAAATACCAGGACTGGCTGGCCAACGAACGACATTACGAGCATTGGGTGAGCAGCCAAAGAACGAGCGGCGGCGGCAGTGGTCGCAGGAAGAAACGAATTCCGGCCACGCAACGGCTCAATTGA
- the LOC109608611 gene encoding serine/arginine repetitive matrix protein 1 isoform X3 — protein sequence MKKARAQTSPTANEFWSKKLLEVEAKDPNRWRHSGYKSLYLDGSSSPSPGRRSRSRSLVGGRRSPPSPPSRRSPIGRRSPRSSPPPTRRSPRSPPPRTRASPQHRRSPIGYRSPPGRRTPPPTSSGRHHGRAPRSPPHHHHGRRRSTSASSFSSCSDGVCSYCSSKSRRHRSRSRSYSLPRNKKASSRHGGASSPPPKPRMRPRPPSPSPSPPPPRRMPRPMTPPPVSRKTTKLPPSTVVVASSGPASDRPTDPRRQPPPPRPRAKTGEIISVSGNVKPSLKPPPQQQPPPPRKPKDKAGSTAASTEPVLLKRIKKERTGKRTGSPGGGAGGAESSGSEDSSNSSSAPIVATTRLTLSERFGKIAQWSADRERRDIENMRITKTGSNLKVMIEEDDFLYGRSPPRRYSLSPVPAGHYPDELLPRGSAPSSSSLAAWDDVRVRYQYYKDLGYLRDLTLDDYVKWEEWWYKYQDWLANERHYEHWVSSQRTSGGGSGRRKKRIPATQRLN from the exons ATGAAGAAAGCCAGAGCCCAAACGTCGCCAACGGCCAACGAATTTTGGTCGAAGAAACTACTCGAAGTGGAGGCCAAAGACCCAAACAG gTGGCGTCACAGCGGCTACAAATCCTTGTACTTGGACGGTTCCTCTTCTCCCTCACCGGGACGTCGTTCTCGTTCCCGTTCACTGGTCGGCGGCCGACGGTCGCCGCCCTCGCCGCCCAGTCGTCGGTCACCGATCGGTCGTCGTTCGCCGCGTTCGTCGCCACCCCCGACCCGTCGTTCTCCACGTTCTCCACCTCCGCGCACACGAGCTTCACCGCAACATCGTCGTTCACCGATTGGGTACAGATCACCGCCGGGTCGCAGAACACCTCCACCCACCTCGTCCGGTCGACATCACGGTCGGGCGCCTAGATCACCACCCCATCACCATCACGGTCGACGCCGGTCCACCTCAGCCAGTTCGTTCAGCTCCTGCTCGGACGGAGTGTGCTCGTACTGTTCGTCAAAGAGTCGCAGACACAGGTCCAG ATCTCGTTCGTATTCGTTGCCCCGCAACAAGAAAGCCTCGTCCCGACACGGAGGCGCGTCATCGCCACCGCCCAAACCACGGATGCGTCCACGTCCGCCGTCTCCTTCACCGTCTCCGCCGCCGCCGCGTCGTATGCCGCGTCCCATGACGCCTCCGCCGGTGTCGCGTAAAACGACCAAGCTTCCGCCGTCGACGGTCGTTGTGGCGTCGTCCGGCCCCGCGTCCGACCGTCCGACCGATCCGAGAAGGCAACCGCCGCCGCCGAGGCCACGTGCCAAAACCGGCGAGATTATCAGCGTCAGCGGGAACGTAAAGCCGTCGTTGAAGCCACCGCCCCAACAGCAACCGCCGCCGCCGAGGAAACCGAAAGACAAGGCCGGTTCGACTGCCGCATCCACCGAACCG GTGTTGCTGAAAAGAATCAAAAAGGAACGAACCGGCAAAAGAACGGGTTCACCGGGAGGAGGAGCAGGAGGAGCAGAATCGTCCGGATCGGAAGATTCGTCCAACTCGTCCAGCGCACCGATCGTAGCCACCACCCGCCTAACCTTGAGCGAACGATTCGGCAAAATCGCTCAGTGGAGTGCAGATCGAGAACGACGCGACATCGAAAACATGCGCATCACCAAAACAGGTTCCAATCTGAAAGTGATGATCGAAGAGGACGACTTTTTGTACGGTAGGTCGCCGCCTCGCCGCTACAGTCTGTCCCCGGTTCCCGCAGGGCACTATCCAGACGAATTGTTGCCCCGCGGCTCGGCTCCATCCTCCTCCAGCTTGGCCGCGTGGGACGACGTACGAGTGCGCTACCAATACTACAAGGATCTGGGCTATCTGAGGGATTTGACTCTCGACGATTACGTGAAATGGGAGGAATGGTGGTACAAATACCAGGACTGGCTGGCCAACGAACGACATTACGAGCATTGGGTGAGCAGCCAAAGAACGAGCGGCGGCGGCAGTGGTCGCAGGAAGAAACGAATTCCGGCCACGCAACGGCTCAATTGA